In Bacteroidota bacterium, a single genomic region encodes these proteins:
- a CDS encoding amino acid dehydrogenase → MKQLLKKFENKRPQIVFEWKDVMTEAEGWVVINSLRGGAAGGGTRMRKGLDKREVESLAKTMEIKFTVSGPAIGGAKSGINFDPNDGRKKGVLDRWYQAVTPILKNYYGTGGDLNVDEIHEVIPITEKYGLLHPQEGVVNGHFRANEKEKAKKIQQLRTGVSLVIQDKNLSPDVSKKYVVADMITGYGVSESVRHFYSIYGGEIKDKTVVIQGWGNVASAAAFYLAQQGAKIIGIADKSGGLIKEEGFTFDEIRHLFVTKKGNQLHAEKLISAKEMEKRVWDLPAEIFVPAAASRLVTAEQMERLMCNKLEVVACGANVPFADSEIFFGPIAEYADSKISLIPDFIANCGMARVFSYLMGNDVTLTDTAIFQDTSTCIYNALRKTYIKNSTKKIITETAFEIALKQLV, encoded by the coding sequence ATGAAGCAATTATTAAAAAAGTTTGAAAATAAGCGACCTCAAATTGTATTCGAATGGAAGGATGTTATGACCGAAGCAGAAGGATGGGTAGTAATTAATTCATTGCGTGGTGGCGCTGCCGGTGGGGGCACCCGAATGCGCAAAGGCTTAGATAAAAGAGAGGTGGAATCGCTTGCGAAAACAATGGAAATAAAATTTACAGTTTCAGGACCCGCTATTGGCGGAGCTAAATCCGGAATTAATTTTGATCCCAACGATGGTCGTAAAAAAGGCGTACTCGATCGCTGGTACCAGGCAGTAACACCCATTTTAAAAAACTACTATGGAACCGGCGGTGATTTAAATGTGGATGAAATTCATGAAGTTATTCCTATCACCGAAAAATATGGCTTGCTACACCCACAGGAAGGTGTAGTTAACGGTCACTTTCGTGCCAATGAAAAAGAAAAAGCAAAAAAAATACAACAGCTGAGAACTGGTGTTAGTTTGGTTATTCAAGATAAAAACCTCTCGCCCGATGTAAGTAAAAAATATGTAGTAGCCGATATGATTACCGGATATGGTGTTTCTGAGTCGGTTCGGCACTTCTATTCTATTTATGGAGGTGAAATTAAAGATAAAACAGTGGTCATTCAAGGTTGGGGCAATGTGGCTTCTGCTGCTGCGTTTTATTTGGCACAACAAGGTGCTAAAATTATTGGAATAGCTGATAAATCAGGTGGTTTAATAAAGGAAGAAGGATTTACTTTTGATGAAATTCGTCACCTTTTCGTTACCAAAAAAGGGAATCAACTGCATGCCGAAAAATTAATTTCAGCAAAAGAAATGGAGAAAAGAGTGTGGGACCTTCCAGCCGAAATATTCGTCCCTGCTGCCGCTTCGCGTCTTGTTACTGCTGAACAAATGGAACGCCTCATGTGCAACAAATTAGAAGTGGTTGCCTGTGGTGCAAATGTTCCCTTTGCTGATTCTGAAATATTCTTTGGCCCTATTGCCGAATATGCCGATTCTAAAATTTCATTAATCCCCGATTTTATTGCAAACTGTGGAATGGCACGTGTTTTTTCTTACCTTATGGGAAATGATGTAACGCTTACAGACACTGCCATTTTTCAAGATACCTCCACCTGTATTTACAATGCATTACGCAAAACATATATTAAAAATTCAACCAAAAAAATAATCACTGAAACTGCTTTTGAAATTGCATTAAAGCAATTGGTTTAA
- a CDS encoding anhydro-N-acetylmuramic acid kinase, which yields MKNKFHVIGAMSGTSLDGLDLAYCIFEKKKKGWNYSIQQTQCIKYSTPFRNSLAALETKSALEFVKADTEFGLFTGNKIKSFIAKHGLTVDFIASHGHTIFHQPQNGFTSQIGNGAAIAAATGLTTICDFRRLDVALGGQGAPLVPIGDQLLFGEYDYCLNLGGFANISFQQKRNRIAFDICPVNIVLNSLSLELGKNFDKNGSVAKSGKLNKDLLNELNALSFYAKQFPKSLGKEWVLDEIFPLLHRSKLPIADKLNTFCEHIAIQVSKAIKSNAGKIICTGGGTYNRYLIQRIQHHTHATVVVPEKKLIEFKEALLFAFLGVLRSTGEKNCLKSVTGAIADNIGGCIYVC from the coding sequence ATGAAAAACAAATTTCATGTAATTGGCGCTATGAGCGGAACCTCTTTAGACGGACTAGATTTAGCGTATTGCATTTTTGAAAAGAAAAAAAAGGGATGGAACTATTCCATTCAACAAACGCAATGTATTAAATACAGCACCCCCTTTAGAAATAGCTTGGCCGCATTAGAAACAAAATCAGCTCTCGAATTTGTGAAGGCAGACACTGAATTTGGCCTTTTTACCGGTAATAAAATAAAATCATTTATCGCCAAACATGGCTTAACGGTTGATTTTATTGCCTCTCATGGGCATACTATTTTTCATCAACCACAAAATGGATTCACCTCACAAATCGGAAACGGTGCTGCAATTGCCGCTGCTACAGGACTTACAACCATTTGTGATTTTCGCAGATTGGATGTTGCCCTCGGCGGTCAAGGTGCTCCATTGGTTCCAATTGGCGATCAATTGCTTTTTGGTGAATATGATTACTGCCTTAATTTAGGAGGCTTTGCAAATATATCCTTTCAGCAAAAACGCAATAGAATTGCATTTGACATTTGTCCGGTAAATATTGTTTTAAATAGCTTGAGTCTTGAACTGGGTAAAAACTTCGACAAAAATGGTTCAGTCGCGAAATCGGGCAAGCTCAATAAAGACCTACTTAATGAACTCAATGCGCTTAGTTTTTACGCAAAGCAATTCCCAAAATCACTTGGAAAAGAATGGGTGTTGGATGAAATATTTCCGCTCTTACATCGCTCCAAATTACCAATAGCCGATAAACTCAATACCTTTTGCGAACACATAGCAATTCAAGTTTCGAAGGCAATAAAGTCAAATGCCGGAAAAATTATTTGCACCGGTGGTGGAACATATAACCGTTATTTGATACAACGTATCCAACACCACACGCATGCAACAGTTGTCGTTCCTGAAAAAAAATTAATCGAATTCAAAGAGGCCTTACTCTTTGCATTTTTGGGGGTGTTAAGAAGTACAGGGGAAAAAAATTGTCTGAAATCAGTTACAGGTGCAATTGCAGACAATATAGGAGGTTGTATATATGTATGCTGA
- a CDS encoding PD-(D/E)XK nuclease family protein has product MQPFLKKLATYIHTHYAQNLSEVCVVLPSRRAKVFLKEHLSNVFDKPVWAPQLYSIEDFISELADAESLDSLSTLFEFYTVYVEIEKTEAQSLDDFLQWAPTLLQDFNELDQYLVNAKELFDYLSDEKAITLWNIDGSALSDFQKKYLKFWKSLSEYYPKFIAHLNSKNLVYPGLAYRKVAETSVELAQRKNWHKIIFAGFNALNTAERKILKSLAEAEMADIVWDADDYYLNDTNQEAGKFMREFKETLGKYNKEKKFLWNSNSLSESPKKIVIAGVAQQVSQAKVAGDILAKMNTDGNYKRHALVLADENLLMPVLHAIPESVAKYNVTMGYPLSNLSLQGLLEAIFQLHENALAYAKEDEGMDARYYYRDLKKIFLHPSLSAIFKTEQGHFVGQDFIHFLETQNWFFVSYSQIETYFASFQFADHSALKVLLSPWNNKVSNCLDALLLLLTLLKEQITQGSDPLDSEVLFHYTKTIKRIQSLTETASIDGLRQIKTVQTIFNQLIKAQQIAFVGEPLDGLQIMGMLETRTLDFDTVILLSANEGVLPVGKKENSFIPLELKSKFGLPTYAEKDAIFGYHFYRLLQCAQSIYLVYNTETDELGNGERSRYIKQLQQELQKVNSQVQISELLYTIPLLASTGTENIVVEKNEFVMERLGNLISSGLSPSLLNTYRNCSLQFYFRYIARLKEKEEPEESLDSAAFGTVIHSVLEQNYIPLIGKNLSQESVLKAFQDSAQKIESAFRTEFKLGDLKSGKNLLNLKVAEKYVATFLAEELKFIEWLDTQNQQLKILSLESEYTHNLDIGEHSVLLKGKIDRIDSIDNLIRIIDYKTGAVNESSDLKLKAWDELQEVKKNKSFQLFMYAYLFHKGDLHKDKRIVSGIISLRKLSAGLMPASLNQKEELDAQLLLEFEQELKTLIASILSPETSFNQTVDLKVCDNCAYSQICNR; this is encoded by the coding sequence ATGCAGCCCTTTTTAAAGAAACTAGCTACTTATATACATACTCATTATGCTCAGAATTTGAGCGAGGTATGTGTAGTGTTGCCGAGCCGAAGAGCCAAGGTATTTTTAAAAGAGCACTTGTCAAATGTATTTGATAAACCAGTATGGGCGCCGCAACTATATTCAATCGAAGATTTTATTTCAGAGCTTGCTGATGCTGAATCACTGGATAGTTTAAGTACGCTTTTTGAATTTTATACGGTGTATGTTGAAATTGAGAAAACGGAGGCTCAATCGCTCGATGATTTTTTACAATGGGCTCCCACCTTGTTGCAAGATTTTAATGAACTGGATCAATACCTTGTAAACGCTAAGGAATTGTTTGACTACTTAAGTGATGAAAAGGCTATTACCCTTTGGAATATAGATGGGAGCGCGTTAAGTGATTTTCAAAAAAAATATTTGAAATTTTGGAAATCATTATCTGAGTATTATCCAAAATTTATTGCCCACCTTAACTCCAAAAACCTTGTATACCCCGGACTTGCGTACCGGAAAGTTGCCGAGACTTCAGTGGAATTGGCACAAAGGAAGAATTGGCATAAAATAATTTTTGCAGGATTTAATGCACTCAATACGGCCGAAAGGAAAATTCTAAAATCGCTCGCAGAAGCTGAAATGGCTGATATAGTTTGGGACGCAGACGATTATTACCTGAACGATACGAATCAGGAAGCCGGCAAGTTTATGCGTGAATTCAAGGAGACATTGGGTAAATACAATAAGGAAAAAAAGTTTCTTTGGAATAGCAATTCGCTTTCTGAATCTCCAAAAAAAATTGTGATTGCCGGAGTGGCGCAACAAGTTAGTCAGGCAAAAGTAGCCGGAGATATCTTGGCCAAAATGAATACGGATGGAAATTATAAGCGCCATGCATTAGTGCTTGCAGATGAAAATTTGCTAATGCCGGTTTTGCATGCAATACCTGAATCGGTTGCAAAGTATAATGTTACAATGGGTTATCCGTTAAGCAATCTCTCCTTGCAGGGTTTGTTGGAAGCTATTTTTCAATTACACGAAAATGCCTTGGCGTATGCAAAAGAAGACGAGGGAATGGATGCTCGGTATTATTATCGAGATTTAAAAAAAATATTTTTGCACCCGAGTCTTTCTGCAATTTTTAAAACAGAGCAAGGACATTTTGTGGGTCAAGATTTTATACACTTTCTCGAAACGCAAAATTGGTTTTTTGTAAGTTATTCTCAAATTGAAACGTATTTCGCTTCATTTCAGTTTGCGGACCACAGCGCTTTAAAAGTATTGCTATCCCCATGGAATAATAAAGTGAGCAATTGTTTGGATGCACTGCTTCTATTGCTTACTCTCCTAAAAGAGCAAATCACACAAGGAAGCGATCCGCTTGATAGCGAAGTGTTATTTCATTATACAAAAACCATAAAGCGCATTCAGTCGCTTACCGAAACAGCTTCCATTGATGGGTTAAGGCAAATAAAAACAGTGCAAACCATCTTTAATCAATTGATAAAAGCACAACAAATTGCATTTGTTGGAGAACCGCTTGACGGACTGCAAATCATGGGAATGCTCGAAACCCGTACTTTGGATTTTGATACAGTTATTCTGCTTTCTGCGAATGAGGGGGTATTGCCGGTGGGCAAGAAGGAAAATTCCTTTATCCCATTAGAGTTGAAGAGTAAATTTGGTTTGCCCACTTATGCTGAAAAGGATGCAATTTTTGGATACCATTTTTACAGGTTACTTCAATGCGCACAAAGCATTTATTTGGTTTACAATACCGAAACAGATGAATTGGGAAATGGAGAGCGAAGTCGCTACATAAAGCAGTTGCAGCAGGAATTGCAAAAGGTTAACTCCCAAGTTCAAATTTCAGAACTACTTTACACAATTCCCTTGCTAGCTTCCACCGGTACTGAAAACATTGTGGTTGAAAAAAATGAGTTTGTTATGGAGCGCTTAGGAAACTTAATTTCGAGTGGTTTATCTCCTTCCTTGTTAAACACCTATCGCAATTGTTCCTTGCAATTTTATTTCCGTTACATAGCACGATTGAAAGAAAAAGAAGAACCGGAGGAAAGTCTTGATTCGGCTGCATTCGGGACAGTAATTCACAGTGTATTAGAACAGAATTATATTCCTCTTATCGGTAAAAATTTAAGTCAAGAATCGGTTCTGAAAGCGTTTCAAGATTCAGCGCAAAAGATTGAGAGTGCATTTAGGACTGAATTTAAATTGGGCGATTTAAAAAGCGGCAAAAATTTATTGAATTTAAAAGTGGCTGAGAAATATGTGGCTACTTTTTTAGCCGAGGAATTAAAATTTATTGAATGGTTGGACACCCAAAATCAACAACTAAAAATTTTGTCTTTAGAATCGGAGTATACCCATAACCTTGATATTGGGGAGCATTCTGTTTTACTAAAAGGCAAAATCGACAGGATTGATTCAATTGACAACCTAATAAGGATAATTGATTACAAAACAGGAGCGGTTAATGAAAGTAGTGATTTGAAGCTGAAGGCATGGGATGAGCTTCAGGAGGTGAAAAAAAATAAAAGTTTTCAGTTATTTATGTACGCCTATCTTTTTCATAAAGGCGATTTACACAAGGATAAACGAATAGTCAGCGGCATAATTTCATTGCGCAAATTGAGTGCGGGATTAATGCCTGCGTCCCTAAATCAAAAAGAGGAGTTGGATGCTCAACTATTACTGGAATTTGAGCAAGAGTTGAAAACGCTAATTGCTTCCATTTTAAGCCCGGAAACAAGTTTCAATCAAACCGTTGATTTGAAAGTATGTGATAACTGTGCTTATAGTCAAATTTGCAATAGATAA
- a CDS encoding T9SS type A sorting domain-containing protein, which translates to MKKILLYSLGIVAFLSSSAQAPKRSCGTMESLKAEIAKDPSLELRMQQLEQQTQNYILNQGGSANKTAALVTIPVVVHILYKNPSQNLSAARIQTQIDVLNKDYSKTNSDTNLVPSPFKALIGDAQIQFALAVRDPQGLPTTGITRTPTTISSFDLTLNQAKYTSLGGHDAWDRNSYLNLWVVPDINNAGVSGILGYAQPPGGAAATDGVVIGYQYFGTTGASAPFNKGRTCTHEVGHWLNLRHIWGTNGQACGASDDDAVTDTPKQTEENYGCPTFPLIVANVPAGFGGPSCSGTTPGSMFMNYMDYVDDACMQMFSIGQVTRMTAAVNGPRATLFNSQGLVPVVLQTVDAALNSVTSPTTGSSCSTSIIPSFTLNNFGTDTLKSVTINYELDGGTAATQSWTGSLVSLGSSVITLPALTLTPGFHNFLIYTSNPNGATDLNTSNDSVTVIFTTVNPPTSIAITSGNTYVEGFQNATFPPTGWTRNNPNNNNTWTRVGPGGFGNSTFSARMDNYSGSSIAGQIDELNTPTFDLSTGGSNYYLTFSVAYAQYDANSPDSLIIFTSTDCDQTWVRRYGKGKGSLATNGGTFVTAAGFVPSASQWRTETVNLSSLQGASHAKIRFQNKSGFGNWLYVDDVNVTTSPLSVSNGIEAVEGFAIYPNPSNGIFTLTGNFKSNGKVSVKVFNMLGKVVYNESKSEANNQNLTIDLSAQSKGVYFVEISNGNENVTKRISIIE; encoded by the coding sequence ATGAAAAAAATTTTACTTTATTCACTTGGAATAGTGGCTTTCTTGTCAAGCTCCGCTCAAGCGCCTAAAAGAAGTTGTGGTACAATGGAAAGCCTTAAAGCTGAAATTGCAAAAGACCCTTCCTTAGAATTGCGTATGCAACAGCTTGAACAACAAACGCAAAATTATATTCTTAATCAGGGTGGAAGTGCCAATAAAACGGCTGCTTTAGTAACAATTCCGGTGGTAGTGCACATTTTGTATAAAAACCCTTCGCAAAATCTTTCAGCAGCAAGAATACAAACACAAATTGATGTGTTGAATAAGGATTATTCCAAAACGAATAGCGATACCAATCTTGTTCCTTCACCTTTTAAAGCATTGATTGGGGATGCTCAAATTCAATTTGCACTGGCAGTGCGTGATCCGCAAGGATTGCCTACAACTGGTATTACAAGAACCCCAACAACAATAAGCTCATTCGATTTAACATTAAATCAAGCTAAATACACTTCTCTAGGCGGGCACGATGCTTGGGATCGTAACAGTTACTTAAATTTATGGGTGGTTCCAGATATTAATAATGCCGGAGTTTCAGGTATTTTGGGTTATGCACAACCACCGGGAGGAGCTGCAGCAACAGATGGAGTGGTAATTGGTTACCAGTATTTTGGAACAACCGGTGCAAGTGCGCCATTTAACAAAGGTCGAACATGCACACACGAGGTTGGGCATTGGTTAAATTTAAGGCACATTTGGGGAACAAATGGTCAAGCATGCGGTGCAAGTGATGATGATGCTGTAACAGATACACCAAAACAAACGGAAGAAAACTATGGGTGCCCAACTTTTCCATTAATTGTTGCAAATGTTCCTGCAGGTTTTGGAGGTCCATCTTGTTCGGGAACAACACCCGGGTCAATGTTTATGAATTATATGGATTATGTTGATGATGCGTGTATGCAAATGTTTTCGATTGGTCAGGTTACTCGCATGACTGCGGCCGTTAACGGTCCGCGTGCTACTTTATTTAATTCTCAAGGCTTAGTGCCGGTAGTACTTCAAACTGTTGATGCTGCGCTTAACTCTGTAACTTCTCCAACAACAGGTTCCTCTTGTTCTACCAGTATTATTCCTTCATTTACACTGAACAATTTTGGTACGGATACATTAAAATCAGTTACCATTAATTATGAATTAGATGGTGGAACAGCAGCAACGCAGTCTTGGACAGGAAGTCTTGTTTCGCTTGGATCTTCTGTAATTACCTTGCCGGCACTTACCCTTACCCCCGGTTTTCATAATTTTTTAATTTATACATCCAATCCGAACGGTGCTACCGATTTAAATACTTCCAATGATTCTGTAACTGTAATTTTTACAACGGTAAATCCACCAACATCCATTGCTATTACATCCGGCAATACTTATGTCGAAGGTTTTCAAAATGCTACCTTTCCTCCTACAGGATGGACACGAAACAATCCGAATAACAATAACACTTGGACGCGTGTTGGTCCGGGAGGCTTTGGAAATTCTACTTTTTCGGCACGAATGGATAATTACAGCGGCTCGAGTATTGCCGGCCAAATCGATGAATTGAATACACCAACATTTGATTTAAGTACCGGTGGCTCAAATTACTATTTAACATTTAGTGTTGCTTACGCGCAATACGATGCAAACAGTCCTGATTCGTTAATTATTTTTACTTCTACGGATTGCGATCAAACTTGGGTAAGAAGATATGGCAAAGGAAAAGGGAGTCTTGCTACCAATGGTGGAACTTTTGTAACGGCTGCAGGATTTGTACCAAGCGCTTCACAATGGAGAACTGAAACCGTAAACTTATCTTCCTTGCAAGGTGCATCACATGCAAAGATTCGTTTCCAAAATAAAAGTGGTTTTGGAAACTGGTTGTATGTGGATGATGTGAATGTTACAACCTCACCGTTGTCAGTATCTAACGGAATAGAAGCAGTAGAAGGCTTTGCAATTTATCCGAATCCTTCGAATGGAATCTTTACCCTAACTGGTAATTTTAAAAGCAATGGCAAAGTAAGTGTGAAAGTGTTTAATATGTTGGGCAAGGTTGTTTATAACGAAAGCAAATCAGAAGCTAATAATCAAAACTTGACTATTGATTTAAGTGCCCAAAGTAAGGGTGTTTATTTTGTAGAAATAAGCAATGGTAACGAAAATGTAACTAAACGCATAAGCATAATTGAATAA
- a CDS encoding M48 family metallopeptidase yields the protein MKWAFFLLLIVVKIGFAQNTNEFHRSYIDSLPKKFYLDHVPLREHIFSQFPEELKFSKKADNCFKFANEHAIDISYFLASGQIYTDWNNFENYLNSILEKILPAELKGKNMLHVYISKAGDFNSYSSPTGVIFFNVGTMPFLRNEAGIAGILAHEVAHYYLKHSINYYLNFLNHKYDGWFFQDRNAFSKNSIESELAADSIGMVWMSDAGYSVEGLLHVNDILSRLEKNYLKNSPVEIKISETTHPSSEKRKEIITHFIQNNSNKLGSNFILNDSLFQQFKNESKLEVLDDYLSQNNFASCIQNAFIYHIFDPENGSYYYYLLEGIRRYCYFDKKKWNQNFITDCYYDTIFEKGKTTKIHIAASLFDNFDIDILPIDPNDGMKIKAKYYWRESPAFTTYNEAFTHFYNLSLKGNNPECILSNALSYANDTSKRNVLLDKYLSFSTINHRTFATAMRKDSLYTSLRQMNLHVISSFSVGALQGTNRINLGNVSNDKSGIIYRTIRNSFRIDSINNTMILDDLKSNNLNEFRNLKRMELFSRSYKLFINSDIDIILVDPTFWELFKKYDVTTINFNFYRYTTALPKENTLEGIQKIVNCNHSYMWYDSKYMKYLSVLVSSITLENMHMKQAISVSEEAKIDIKESTEQQLVKLLNTKKGMHLHSLRKSNLFW from the coding sequence ATGAAGTGGGCATTCTTCCTCCTCTTAATAGTGGTCAAAATTGGATTTGCTCAAAACACGAATGAATTTCACAGAAGCTATATAGATAGCTTACCAAAGAAATTTTATTTGGACCACGTACCCTTAAGGGAACATATTTTTTCACAATTTCCTGAAGAGCTCAAGTTTAGTAAGAAGGCCGATAATTGTTTTAAGTTTGCGAATGAGCATGCTATCGATATATCCTATTTTCTGGCAAGCGGTCAAATTTATACCGATTGGAATAATTTTGAAAACTACTTGAATTCCATTCTTGAAAAGATTTTGCCAGCAGAGCTTAAAGGGAAAAATATGCTTCATGTTTATATTAGTAAAGCCGGAGATTTTAATTCCTATTCTAGTCCAACAGGTGTAATTTTCTTTAATGTGGGCACAATGCCATTTCTAAGAAATGAAGCAGGAATTGCGGGAATTTTGGCACATGAAGTTGCCCATTATTATTTAAAACATTCAATAAATTATTATTTAAATTTTTTGAATCATAAATATGACGGATGGTTTTTCCAAGACAGGAACGCATTTAGCAAAAACAGTATAGAAAGTGAATTAGCAGCCGATTCGATTGGTATGGTATGGATGAGCGATGCCGGTTATTCAGTGGAAGGACTATTACACGTAAATGATATCCTTTCTCGTCTCGAAAAAAACTACCTAAAAAATTCTCCTGTAGAAATAAAAATTAGTGAAACCACTCATCCGAGCAGTGAAAAAAGAAAAGAAATAATTACCCATTTCATTCAAAATAATAGCAACAAATTAGGAAGTAATTTTATCTTAAATGATTCTCTTTTTCAACAATTTAAAAATGAAAGCAAACTAGAAGTGTTGGATGATTATTTATCCCAAAATAATTTTGCTTCCTGCATTCAAAATGCATTCATCTATCATATTTTTGATCCCGAAAATGGCAGCTATTATTATTACCTTTTAGAGGGGATTAGGCGGTATTGTTATTTCGATAAAAAAAAATGGAATCAAAATTTCATCACAGATTGTTACTATGACACAATTTTTGAAAAGGGAAAAACAACTAAAATTCATATAGCTGCTTCTTTATTTGATAATTTTGATATAGATATTTTACCAATTGACCCGAATGATGGTATGAAAATTAAAGCAAAATACTATTGGCGAGAATCACCAGCATTTACAACCTATAACGAAGCATTTACTCATTTTTACAATTTAAGTTTAAAAGGTAACAATCCGGAGTGTATTTTATCTAATGCGCTGAGTTACGCGAATGATACATCCAAGCGCAATGTCTTGCTGGACAAATATCTTTCCTTCAGTACTATAAACCATCGAACCTTCGCTACTGCAATGCGTAAAGATTCACTTTATACCTCCTTGCGACAGATGAATTTGCATGTTATAAGCAGTTTTTCGGTGGGTGCCCTGCAAGGAACAAACCGAATAAATTTAGGGAATGTTTCCAATGATAAATCGGGAATTATTTATAGGACTATTCGGAATTCATTCCGAATTGATTCAATTAATAATACAATGATTTTGGACGATTTAAAAAGTAATAACTTGAATGAATTTCGAAACTTAAAAAGAATGGAATTATTTTCAAGGAGTTACAAACTTTTCATTAATAGTGACATTGATATAATACTCGTAGATCCTACCTTTTGGGAACTTTTTAAAAAGTATGATGTCACTACTATTAATTTCAATTTCTATAGATACACCACTGCTTTGCCAAAAGAAAATACACTTGAAGGAATTCAAAAAATTGTGAATTGTAATCACAGTTACATGTGGTACGACTCAAAATATATGAAGTATCTGAGTGTTTTAGTGTCTAGCATTACTCTTGAAAATATGCACATGAAGCAAGCCATTTCCGTAAGTGAGGAAGCTAAAATTGACATTAAGGAATCAACCGAACAACAATTAGTAAAATTATTGAACACAAAAAAAGGAATGCACCTTCATAGTCTTCGAAAAAGCAACCTGTTCTGGTAA
- a CDS encoding response regulator transcription factor, with protein sequence MSKPTILLVEDESHIAQTIQLNLEFEGYEVQHAGDGKIALHKFKSFDFDLVILDIMLPEIDGLTLCDLFRDQNKTIPILILSARNSSSDKVEGLKLGADDYLTKPFNLEELLLRVKNLLRRTGSYSENPKELSEFSFDAFHVNFKTYEVIGLNEQKFLLNKKELLLLKLLIERKNQVVSRDEILEKIWEVEALPTSRTIDNYILAFRKYFESNPKEPKYFHSIRGVGYKFTR encoded by the coding sequence GTGTCAAAACCAACCATACTTTTAGTAGAAGACGAAAGTCACATCGCACAAACGATACAATTAAATCTAGAGTTTGAAGGCTATGAAGTACAACATGCCGGTGACGGTAAAATTGCCTTGCATAAATTTAAATCCTTTGATTTTGATTTAGTAATCCTTGATATTATGCTTCCTGAAATTGATGGATTAACACTTTGTGATTTATTTAGAGACCAAAACAAAACCATTCCGATTTTAATTTTAAGCGCTCGCAATTCAAGTAGTGATAAGGTGGAGGGACTTAAATTGGGAGCGGATGATTACTTGACTAAGCCCTTTAATTTAGAAGAACTGCTGCTCCGTGTAAAAAATCTGTTAAGGCGAACAGGCTCTTATTCAGAAAACCCTAAAGAACTTTCAGAATTTAGTTTTGATGCATTTCATGTAAATTTTAAAACCTATGAAGTAATTGGGTTAAATGAGCAAAAATTTTTATTGAATAAAAAAGAACTGCTTTTATTAAAGCTTTTGATTGAACGAAAAAACCAAGTAGTTTCCAGAGACGAAATACTCGAAAAAATATGGGAAGTTGAGGCACTACCTACTTCACGAACAATCGACAATTACATTTTGGCTTTTCGAAAATATTTTGAAAGCAATCCCAAAGAACCAAAATATTTTCACTCAATTCGCGGCGTAGGATATAAATTTACCCGTTGA
- a CDS encoding HEAT repeat domain-containing protein has translation MNLTELISTKAIKAKEKVDTIALLLVSGQLHAKELLKEASKLKAADKANCIEAMEVATKINPELISGKYFDFVIHALADEEPRVKWEAARVIGNTAAQFPKKISDAIPHLLQQSNHKGTVVRWSAAFALGEILKLKTKLNATLIPEIELAMEKEEKNSIKKIYLAALRKAKVNG, from the coding sequence ATGAACTTAACTGAATTAATATCAACTAAAGCAATCAAAGCAAAGGAAAAGGTGGATACAATTGCATTGCTGCTAGTAAGTGGGCAACTCCATGCGAAGGAATTGCTTAAGGAAGCAAGTAAGTTAAAAGCTGCTGATAAGGCTAATTGTATTGAAGCTATGGAAGTGGCCACCAAAATAAATCCGGAATTAATTAGTGGAAAGTATTTTGATTTTGTTATTCATGCTTTAGCGGATGAGGAGCCACGTGTGAAATGGGAAGCAGCGCGGGTAATTGGAAATACTGCAGCTCAGTTTCCGAAAAAAATTTCGGATGCAATTCCACATTTGTTGCAGCAAAGCAATCATAAGGGTACTGTTGTGCGCTGGAGTGCGGCTTTCGCGCTAGGAGAAATATTAAAATTAAAAACCAAGCTAAATGCAACACTCATTCCTGAAATAGAATTGGCAATGGAAAAAGAAGAAAAAAATAGCATCAAAAAAATATATTTAGCTGCCTTAAGAAAAGCTAAAGTCAACGGGTAA